The Cytophagales bacterium DNA segment TAACCATTTGTTGATTAATAACGAAAGAATCTATTTATTACTAATTAATGTTGCAAAACTAAATTGTTGCTACACTATATAGATATATTTAAAAATAGTTACAATTCTTAAAACTAATTCTTATATTTGAACGTTTAAACAAATGTATCAACTTTTAGATAATAATAACAAATATCTAACACACTTATTTTTAGATGAAACGTTTAATTATTTTCCTTTTGATGCTGGTCTTTGTAATTGCAGCCTGCCGCCCAAAGCCGAAATGTGCAACCCATAAAGGTAAGAAACTCAAGAAGTATTATAACAGCATACAATACCGGTAGTAATTTTTTTTACAAAAAATATTCAGGATAAATCATCATACTTGCAATTTTCTTGTTAATTGTATGGGACAAATTTTAAAGTATTCTCTTATAATTTTATTCATATATTTATGTGGTGTTAGTTGTATTCCTCACAGGAATGTAGTCTATTTCCAGGAGAAACAAAGAACTAAAATTGATACATCTAAAATAGCTGTTTTAAAAAAAGAATATGAGCTTACAATAGCTCCTAATGATATTGTTGATATACACGTGCATGGATATGATGAAGAAACCTACAAAATCTTTTCACCTAAAGCCGGTTTTGAAGGGATATTTACGAATCTGAGAGCGTATGAAAGGGGCTTGACCGTTGATAAGGATGGTAATATTGAAATACCTTATGTAGGCACAGTCCACCTTCAGGGGCTCACCATCACCCAGGCAAGGGATACTATCAAAAAAAGGTTATCTGCTTATATTGATAATCCTACCGTAGTAGTTAAGATGCTTTCCTTTTATGTTACTGTATTGGGCGATGTTGCTCACCCTGGTGTATTTCATGCTGAAAGTGAACAACTATCGTTGATGGAAGCCCTGGGTAAAGCAGGGGATCTGACTCTGTTTGGCAACAGAAAAAATATTAAAATAGTAAGGGCAGGCAGGGATGGCGGTGAAAGTAGTTTCGAAGTTATAAACATTACTTCCTC contains these protein-coding regions:
- a CDS encoding polysaccharide export protein codes for the protein MGQILKYSLIILFIYLCGVSCIPHRNVVYFQEKQRTKIDTSKIAVLKKEYELTIAPNDIVDIHVHGYDEETYKIFSPKAGFEGIFTNLRAYERGLTVDKDGNIEIPYVGTVHLQGLTITQARDTIKKRLSAYIDNPTVVVKMLSFYVTVLGDVAHPGVFHAESEQLSLMEALGKAGDLTLFGNRKNIKIVRAGRDGGESSFEVINITSSDVVNPYMVYLHPNDIVYVEPLRRKYLQNVNVLVSLASSVVSLTLVLVSLFLLGGQ